The stretch of DNA CTGCGCGACCTTCGGGACCTCCGGCCGCGCCGCAATCTCGAGGTACGGCCCTACGTCCTCTCTTCGGCGACGCGGGCGCCCGGCACCGCCGCCGATCCCTTCTACACCGCCACTGCCCTGCGTCAGACGGTGGGAGGCGATCTGAAGTACGGAATCACGGAGAACCTCACGCTCGACGTCACCGTCAACCCCGACTTCGGTCAGGTCGAAGCGGATCCGTCCGTCGTGAACCTCTCGGCGTTCGAGACGTTCTTTCCCGAGAAGCGGCCGTTCTTCCAGGAGGGATCCGACATCTTCGGCTTTTCCGTCGGCCCGGGCGACGACCAGAACAACGAATCGCTCTTCTACAGCCGCCGCATCGGGCGGGCGCCCCAGGGGTCCGTGACGGGCCCGGCCGACTACCGCGACGTGCCGGCGGCGACGAGCATACTCGGCGCGGCGAAGCTGTCCGGAAAGACGGCGAACGGGTGGTCCATCGGCTTCCTCGACGCGCTCACCTCGAGCGAGATGGCGCAGTTCTCCACCCCGGGGGGGACGCTGGGCGAGCAGGTGGTCGAACCGGTGACGAACTACGCGGTGGGGCGGATCATCCGGGACTTCCGCGACGGGGAGAGCGCGGTCGGCCTCATCGCCACGGCCACGAACCGGCGCCTGGACTCCGGGGGGGCGCTCTCCTTCCTGGCGGACCAGGCGTACACGGGAGGGGTCGACTTCCGGCATCGGTTTGCCAACGGCAACTACGAGATCAGCGGCCATCTGATCGGGAGCACGGTGAGCGGGAGTCCGGAGGCGATCGAGCGCATCCAGCGTTCCTCCGTCCACTACTTCCAGAGCCCGGACTCCAGGCACGGACTGGACCCCACCCGCACGCGTCTCTCGGGCAGCACGTCGACGGTCAGTTTCTCCAAGGTGGGAGGCGGCAACTGGCGTTACGGACTGTTCGGTGAGAACCGGTCGCCCGGCTTCGAGGCGAACGACCTCGGATTCCAGCAGAACTCGGACTACCGGGTCGGAGCGATCTGGGTGAACTACGAGCAGTTCCGGCCGCAGGGGCCGTTTCGGAACTGGGGAGTGAACGCGGCCACGTGGTCCGGCTGGACGTTCCGCGGCGAACGGCAGTTCACGGGCGGCAACGTGAACGGGAACTTCCAGCTCAAGAACTTCTGGCGCGGCTTCGCCGGGTTCAACCAGGAGTGGGCGGGACTCGCCACCACGGCGCTGCGCGGGGGTCCCACGCTCTACCAGCCGAGCCAGTGGAGCAGTTGGGGCGGGATGTTCACGGATTCCCGCAAGCCCGTTCAGCTCGGGGCCGTCTTCAACGCCGGAGGAGAGTACCACACCGCGACCGGCCGCTTCGGCCTGTCGCCGAACATCAGGCTCCAGCCATCGAGCCGCCTCCAGCTCAACATCGGTCCCAGCCTGCAGTGGAACGAGCAGGCGTGGCAGTTCGTCTCGCGACCGAGCGCGCCCGACGGAACACACTACGTGTTCGCGCGCCTCAGCCAGCAGACGGTCTCGATCACGACGCGCCTGAACTACACGTTCAGCCCGGACCTTTCGCTTCAGTTCTACGCCCAGCCTTTCGTGAGCGCGGGGAGCTACGACCGTTTCATGGAGGTCGATGATCCACGGGCGTCCGATTTCTCGGACCGCTTCCGAACGTACGGCGAGAACGAGATCCGGCGGTTGGAGGCGAACGGCTTCGGGCTCTACCAGGTCGACGCCAACCGGGACGGGAGGGCGGATTTCGGCTTCGCGGATCCCGATTTCAACGTGAAGTCCTTCCGCTCCAACCTCGTCCTGCGCTGGCAGTATCGGCCCGGATCGACCGTGTTCCTCGTCTGGAGCCGAGACCAGCAGTCGTTCCGCAACGACGGTTCGTTCCGCCTCGGCGAGGATCTGACCGACCTCGCGCGGATTCCCTCCACCAATATCTTCCTCGTGAAGTTCGAGCACTGGCTCGGACTCTAGCTTCGTGGGGCGGGAGCGACGCCGTTCCCGCCACAGCCCGACGGCGGACAGCCCGTGGCGAAACTCGAACGCAGCGGGGCTTTGCACGGGCTGCCAGAGCAGCGAGAAGCGGTGACCGGTTACATCTTCGTGGCGCTTGCGGTGCTGGTGGCGGTGGTCGGCTGGCGCGTCCGGCGGCGGCTGCGCCGCGCGACCCGGAGCGGCGTGACGGACGAGATCGTGCGGCGCATCGAGACGGTGGGTCGCGTGGACGCGGAGGATGTCGAACCGGTCGATCTCGAGCTGGCGAGGGCCGAGGAGGACGAATTCTGGGCCCAGACGTGGGACGAGCCCGAAGAGAACTGGTAGGAGGACTGGCGGGGATTCGATGATGAACACGGCACGGAACTCCGGTGCGACCCGCATCGGGCTGGCGGCGATTGCGCTGGCGGCAATCACGCTGTCGGCGGCGGTCCGCGTGGGAGAGGCGCAGGAGGCGCCGCGGGTTTCATTCGGGACGGCGAGCGCGACCTTCGAGGACGGACTCGGCTCGATGCGCGGCGCGCGAGAACTCGAGGACGGGCGCGTGCTCATCGCGGACGGCTTCGGCGCCGCGGTCATCGCGTGGACGCCGGGGGGCGGCGCGGACACGCTGACGAACACGGGCCAGGGGCCGCAGGAGTATCGAACGCCGGATGGCCTCTTTCCCCTTCCGGACGGCGCGACGCTGCTCGTCGACCTCGGCAACGCCCGGCTCACCCGCATCGAGGCGGATCTCAGCTTCGGCGAGACGTGGCCCATCGCCCAGGGCGCGCCGAATACCGGGATGACGATGATGATCCCGGTGGGGACCGACCGCGAAGGCGGGATCTACTTTCAGCGGCGGCTCGACGGGATGGCGGGCACGTCGGATTCGGCGGCGGTGGCGCGCTTCGATCCGGCGACGGGCGACATCTCCGAGGTCGGACGGGTGCGGCTGGCCGCGCAGACACGGGTCGAGTCGGGGGATGCCAACAACCGCAGCGTGAACATCCGGCCGGTGCCGTTCTCGAACCAGGATGCGTGGAACGTGGCCTGGGACGGCCGGGTGGCGGTCGCGCGCGCGGACGGCTACCGGCTGGAGTGGCTGGATCGCGCGGGCGGGGTCACGCGAGGGCCCGAGATTCCCTACGAACCGGTGCGGGTGCGGCGGGCGGACCAGAATGAGTGGATCGAGGGCCTCGGGGGCGGTCTGCGCGTCGAGGCCACGGATGACGGGAGTGGGATGCGGATGTCCATGAGCCGCGCGCCTTCGGGCGCGGGCGACCTGGATCCCTCCGACTTCGAGTGGCCCGATGCGAAGCCGGTGATCCCGGCCGGGGCGGTCGCGGTCGATGCGGCGGGCCGGGCGTGGGTCCGGCGTCATGTGCCGGCGGGGGAAGCGCACCTGTACGACGTGTTCGATGGCGGCGGACAGCGCCTCGCGCAGGTGGAACTGCCCGAGGACCGGCGGCTCGTCGCCTTCGGAGCGGAAAGCGCCTACCTGGTCCACAGCGACGCACTCGGATTCGCCTGGCTCGAGAAGTACCCGCTGCCCGCGTTGCCCTAGCGGGGACGCCGCCTCACCAGATCCGGATCCGGAGGCGGCAGCGCCGCGTCGTCCGCCGGAACGAAGTCGGCGGAGCCGGTGAGGGGAATCGGGGCAACCCACACCTCCGTATCCGGCTGGAACGCCGCCCAGGCGAACCAGAACGCGTGGTACGCCTCGGGATGCGCTTCGAGGCTTTCTCCCTCCAGCGGTCCGTCCACGGCCTCGCCCGCAAAATTCCACACGCTCCCCGTCTCCACGTCCTGCCGACGACCATCGACAACCTCGAACGTGAGCGGCCGCCCGTTGGCGCGAGCGCGGTAGATCCTCGCGCTCTGAGCGGTCGAGTTCCAGAACGCCACGACAGGTTCTCCGCGCGCCACGGCGCTCGCGGCCCAAACGGACGTGTTCTGACCCTCCTGGTCCCGGGCCGCGACTTCTCTCAGGTCCGCGATGGCGAACGCGATGCCGCCGGTTCCCGACGGGACGCCGACTATCCGCTCCTTCGGCCTGCGGCGGGGATCGATCGGGGCGGAGGTCGGATAGAAGAGTGAGGCGTTGTCCGGGTCCCGATAGTTCCCGTACGGATAGAGCGTGTAGAGGAAGTCGTGCCCCGTCGCGCGCGTCGCGATCCAGGTGTCCAGAAAGACCTGGAGCCAGGCCCCGTACACCATCAACTCGTACGGCACGCGTGTCAGGCTGCTGCCGTCGCTCGGGCCGCAGGTGGCGGAGCGCGTCAGTTGCGGGTAGAGCGTCCCGGAGCCGTCGTCCATTACGAGGTTGTTGTCGAGAACGTAGTTGGATACCACGAAGTCGGGCGTATCGCTCGGTTCCGGATCGAAGACGCTGACCGACCCCGTAAGCGGCGAATAGGTGATCGTGAGTCGTTCTCCCGTCGCACTCGGGTCGGCCGGGTCGGATTCGGCCTGCAGGTTCAGAACTTCGTGGTACCAGAGGAGCTTCAGCGGGATGGCGAGGGGCTGCCCGTTGAATTCGAGCCCGATCACCATGTCGCGGCGATTGACGTAACCGACGTGGGGGGCGATGAGCCGGGTGGCGACGTCGGGATTATTGAGCGCCGGGATACTCGAGCGCTCCGCGCCGGCGTCCGTGAAGTTCGCGAGGGGGAGCGAGCAATTCGAAAACGGGGGCGGCGGGCCGAAGCTCTCTCCGGAGCACGCGACGAGCCCCACCGCGGGCAGCGCGAGGGCGATTCGGAGCGCCCGACGCCGCAAGCCGATCCGTCGGGCGACACTACACTTGGCAGCCCGTGGGAAAACCCCTGTTGGACTCATCCGGTGCCCCGCACGTGTCATCCTCCGTCGCCGTCCGACGCGAGAGCGCCCGACGGCTCTTCAGACGGAGAGACCGGCGAGGCCGCCAGCCGGCCTGGCAGCCCGTGGCAAAAGCCCCGCTGCGTTCGAGCGGCACTGCATCTCGCCTGAAACGCTCCGCTCTGCGTCGCTCCTCGGTCGCGTAGCGCTGCTATGCTCCCTCGTCGCTCCTTGTCAGGCGATCGCTTCACCGCTCTCGGCGCTGACGCGGGGTTTTTCCACGGGCTGCTAGATGAACAAGGCCTCGTTTTCGGAATCGACTCCCTGGATGTCCGCCTTCTGCGCCCGCACATCCTTCTGGCCGACCTGACGCTGCCCGACGACGATCATCGCGATACTCGCGGCGAGCGCCAGCACGATCCTCAGCTTCTTCATGGCGTCCCCCCTCCTCCATCGTCCCTGCACCTAACGCCGCACCGAACGCCGGATCCGGACACAGATCGCTCCCATAGTATAAGGCCTTCCTGCCGTTTAACGAATTCTCTCGCCCAATGGTGACACGCCGGACGGAAGCGTCGGCTTCGATGACCCAGCGGTTGAGGGCATCCCTGGCCAGCGCGAGATCGGTCTCCGCAAGGACCGTGCCTTCCGCGCCCCGGGCCTCGAGCCGGACGAGGTCGGCGCGCACCCGAATGTTCACGCGGACGGAATCCCGGCGCGGCACCGTGTCGAGCACCACGCTTCCGGCTCCGGCCGCGGCGAACACGTACGCGTCGATGTCGAGCGGATTGACCAGCAGGATCCGGTATTCGCGGGTCGGACCCTCGCCCGGTAGCAGGGTGAGCCCGGCGTTGCCGCCAGACAGCACGGAATCGGGCGGGACCCCGGACGAATCCGGGGGATCGTCCGCGGGAGCGCACGCGGCCGCGAGGCAGGCAAGCGCGGAAAGCGCGGGGGCCGGCCGGAAAGCCCGCCGCTTCAGTGGGCCTCCTTCGCGCGGGCCGCCAGTTCGCGGATCGCTCCGTCGTCCACCGCCCGGAAGGCCAGCGCCCGTTTCACTTCCTCCATCCGTTGTTCCTCCGTCCAGTGCAGCTCCGGGGCCACGACTTCGGCGACGCGGCGCGCGGCCTCCGGCGTTCCGGAGCGCGTCTCGAGGCCGACCCGCATCCGTCGAAAGAGAATGTCCTCGACGTGCAGGGCCATCTCGCTCCGCACCGCATACACCGCTTCGGCGAGAAGGTGCGGCCGCTCGGCAACGACCCGCTCACCGAGCCGCGGGTTTCGTTCCACCAGGTCGAGCACCCGGTTCGCTCTCGTCCCGTACGCGCGCGTGAGCCGGTCGGCGGAGGCGCGCTCAAGCTCTTGCTCGCGGGCACGCGCCCGGATCCGGCCGCGGAGCGTGTCCAGATCCCGGAACCGCGCCCCGGGGAGCGGAACCTTGTCCGTGTCCACCTTCCGAAGCGCCTTCACGCCCGCCGGCGCGAGGAACGACTGCACGCGATCGACCGTCGTCTCGGCCATGTGCCGGTGAGAGGTCAGCTTTCCTCCGCTGAGGGTGAAGACGCCCGGGGGATGCTGATGGACCTCGAACTCCCTCGAGATGGCGCCCTCGTCGGCGCCGGCCGCGGGCGGCGCGACGAGCGGCCGCAGGCCGGCCCAGGCGCTGACCACATCCTCCGGTCCCAGCCTCGAGGCGGGGAGCAGGCGACGGGTGGCCTCGAGCAGGTAGGCGATGTCCCTCGGAGTGGCCGCGACCTCGTGCGGCGGGCCGTCGAAGAACTCGTCGGTGGTGCCGATGAGGGTCAGGTCCTCCCGCCACGGAAGGATGAACATCACACGGCCGTCCTGGGGCGCCTCGAAGATCAGAGCGCCGGAGTGCCCCACCCGTTCGCGCGCCACGTGGATGTGCGTCCCCCGCGAAGGACGGATGCGCACCGCGGGCGCCGCTTCCCCGCCCCGGGCGGGCCCCCGGGAGCCCGCGGTGACGCGGTCGAGCATCTGTTCGGCCCACACGCCGGTGGCGTTGACGATCGCAAGCGCGTCGACCTCCACTTCCCTTCCGCTCTCCACGTCCCTGACCCGCGCCCGGTGGCCCGGCCAGTCGGAGGCGTCGACACGTACGACCTCGGCCCGGTTGACCGCGGTCGCGCCGGCCTCGACGGCCGCTACGACGGTGGTGAGGACGAGCCGCGCATCGTCGACCTGGGCGTCGAAATAGCGCGCGCCGCCGAGCAGCCCCTCGGCGCGCAGCTCCGGTTCACGGGCGAGCATCCCCTCGGCGTCGAGCATCTGATGGCGTTCGATGTTCCGGAACAGCGAGAGCGCGTCGTAGAGCCACAGCCCCGCGTCCAGCTTCCTCCGGCCGACGCGGCCGTCCCGGAAGATGGGAAAGTGGAACTCCAGCGGCCGGACGAGGTGGGTCGCGATCCGAAGCAGGGTCCGGCGTTCCTGGCTCGCCTCGAACACGAGGTCGAACTCGAAGTGCTCCAGGTAGCGCAGGCCGCCGTGGACGAGACGGGAAGAACGGCTGCTCGTGCCCGACGCGAAGTCCGCGGCTTCGACGAGAGCGGTGCGAAAACCGCGGCGGGCCGCGTCGCGCGCGACGGCCGCGCCGGAGATGCCGCCGCCGATCACGAGGATGTCGAAGGCGGTCTCCGCGAGGCTCCGGAACCGCCCGGCGCGCCCCGGAGCCGCTGCCGGGTTCACGGCTCGAGGACGAGCTTCCCGAAGACGCCGCCCGCCTCCAGCCGCTCGTGGGCCTCGCGCGCCCGGTCCAGCGGCCACACGTCATCGACGACCGGCGTGAGTGTGCCGTCCAGCACGAGCCCCATCACGGCCTCGAACTCGGCACGCGTCGCCATCGTCGTCCCCATGACCGACGTCTGACTCCAGAACAGGCGCGCGATGTTCAGCGTGCCCTGCGGTCCGGTCGTCGCACCGTACACGACCATCCTGCCCGCGCGCGCCAGTGCGCGCACGCAACCCTCCCACGTCGCCGCGCCCACGCTGTCGAGGACGAGGTCGACCCCGCGCTTCCCCGTCTCCATCCACACGCGCCGCGAGAAATCCTCCTCGAGACGATCGATGACGAGGTCCGCTCCGAGCGCCTCCACGCGCCGTACGTTCTCCGGGCCGCTCGTGACCGCGAATACCCGCGCCCCGTGGTGTTTCGCGATCTGGATCGCGGCGGTGGAGACGCCGCCCGACGCCCCGGTGACGAGGACCGTCTCTCCGGGCGCCAGCCGCCCCCGCGAGAGGAGTCCGCGCCACGCCGTCTGGTATACGAGCGGCGCCACGGCCGCGGTCGCGAACGGGAAGCCATCGGGCAGCCGGACCAGGTTGCGCGCCGGCACCGCTACCTGTTCCGCGAAGCCGCCGGGCACGTGCTCGCCGAGGATGCGGTACGTCGTGCAGAGGGGGTGCACCTCGCGGGCGCACCACTCGCAGTCGGTGTCGACGCACCAGAGGCCCGGGTTTACGGCGACCCGGTCGCCGGGGGCCCAGCCCTCCACGCCAGCCCCGGTCGCCGCGATCTCGCCCGCCACGTCCGACCCTCCGATGTGCGGCATCGTCAGCGTGAGTCCCGGCAGACCGCGCCGCGTCCACAGGTCGAGGTGATTGAGGCCCGCCGCGCGCACGCGGATCAGCACCTCGCCGGGGCCCGCCGCCGGCTCGGGCAGGTCGCCGATGCGGATGACGTCGGGCCCCCCGTGTTGTTCGAAGTAGGCCGCTTTCATGGCCGCCAACCTACGGTTGCGCCGAAGTGCGTGCAGCGGGCCGCCGATACTCGAAGCGGACGGAGACCGGCGGGCCGCGATCACGTCACCACGGTTGAGAACGGGTCTCAACGAGGCTTGATATGGGGCCGTGCGCCGCGTACTTTGTCCCGCCGATAATCGTTATCGGTTCATCTTGAATTGAACGCTGTATTTCCAGGCCGGCGCCCCTGGGCGGCCGGCCTTTCGCACCAAGAGGACACGAATGTCAGAACCGCTTCTGTCGATACGCGGACTCCGGGCGAAGGTCGAAGGCGAGGACGGGGAGATCCTCCGCGGCGTCGACCTGGACCTCGAGCGCGGCGAAGTGCACGCGCTGATGGGACCCAACGGCTCGGGCAAGAGCACGCTCGCCAAGGTCATCGCGGGCCATCCCGCGTACGAGGTGACGGCCGGAGAGATCCTGTTCGAGGGGGAAGATGTCCTCGAGCTGGAGCCCG from Candidatus Palauibacter scopulicola encodes:
- a CDS encoding DUF5916 domain-containing protein, with the protein product MIDSAGPVRRLAAFGLLMGLAAPLAAQDSATGGETSARGAAAPVLQAIRATEPPQIDGRLDEPAWSGAPTARDFVQFRPDPGEPASERTEVRILYTDDAVYVGARMYDSDPAGIIRRLARRDEQVTTDIFHVAFDSYFDRRTAFRFAVSVAGVQSDGLLFSDTQADDDWDAVWESATRTDETGWTAEMRIPLSQLRFAGSSEDGAGSTWGINFRREIARLEEASVWSPLPEDGSRLVSAFGTLRDLRDLRPRRNLEVRPYVLSSATRAPGTAADPFYTATALRQTVGGDLKYGITENLTLDVTVNPDFGQVEADPSVVNLSAFETFFPEKRPFFQEGSDIFGFSVGPGDDQNNESLFYSRRIGRAPQGSVTGPADYRDVPAATSILGAAKLSGKTANGWSIGFLDALTSSEMAQFSTPGGTLGEQVVEPVTNYAVGRIIRDFRDGESAVGLIATATNRRLDSGGALSFLADQAYTGGVDFRHRFANGNYEISGHLIGSTVSGSPEAIERIQRSSVHYFQSPDSRHGLDPTRTRLSGSTSTVSFSKVGGGNWRYGLFGENRSPGFEANDLGFQQNSDYRVGAIWVNYEQFRPQGPFRNWGVNAATWSGWTFRGERQFTGGNVNGNFQLKNFWRGFAGFNQEWAGLATTALRGGPTLYQPSQWSSWGGMFTDSRKPVQLGAVFNAGGEYHTATGRFGLSPNIRLQPSSRLQLNIGPSLQWNEQAWQFVSRPSAPDGTHYVFARLSQQTVSITTRLNYTFSPDLSLQFYAQPFVSAGSYDRFMEVDDPRASDFSDRFRTYGENEIRRLEANGFGLYQVDANRDGRADFGFADPDFNVKSFRSNLVLRWQYRPGSTVFLVWSRDQQSFRNDGSFRLGEDLTDLARIPSTNIFLVKFEHWLGL
- a CDS encoding DUF3179 domain-containing (seleno)protein; translated protein: MRRRALRIALALPAVGLVACSGESFGPPPPFSNCSLPLANFTDAGAERSSIPALNNPDVATRLIAPHVGYVNRRDMVIGLEFNGQPLAIPLKLLWYHEVLNLQAESDPADPSATGERLTITYSPLTGSVSVFDPEPSDTPDFVVSNYVLDNNLVMDDGSGTLYPQLTRSATCGPSDGSSLTRVPYELMVYGAWLQVFLDTWIATRATGHDFLYTLYPYGNYRDPDNASLFYPTSAPIDPRRRPKERIVGVPSGTGGIAFAIADLREVAARDQEGQNTSVWAASAVARGEPVVAFWNSTAQSARIYRARANGRPLTFEVVDGRRQDVETGSVWNFAGEAVDGPLEGESLEAHPEAYHAFWFAWAAFQPDTEVWVAPIPLTGSADFVPADDAALPPPDPDLVRRRPR
- the glpD gene encoding glycerol-3-phosphate dehydrogenase, whose protein sequence is MNPAAAPGRAGRFRSLAETAFDILVIGGGISGAAVARDAARRGFRTALVEAADFASGTSSRSSRLVHGGLRYLEHFEFDLVFEASQERRTLLRIATHLVRPLEFHFPIFRDGRVGRRKLDAGLWLYDALSLFRNIERHQMLDAEGMLAREPELRAEGLLGGARYFDAQVDDARLVLTTVVAAVEAGATAVNRAEVVRVDASDWPGHRARVRDVESGREVEVDALAIVNATGVWAEQMLDRVTAGSRGPARGGEAAPAVRIRPSRGTHIHVARERVGHSGALIFEAPQDGRVMFILPWREDLTLIGTTDEFFDGPPHEVAATPRDIAYLLEATRRLLPASRLGPEDVVSAWAGLRPLVAPPAAGADEGAISREFEVHQHPPGVFTLSGGKLTSHRHMAETTVDRVQSFLAPAGVKALRKVDTDKVPLPGARFRDLDTLRGRIRARAREQELERASADRLTRAYGTRANRVLDLVERNPRLGERVVAERPHLLAEAVYAVRSEMALHVEDILFRRMRVGLETRSGTPEAARRVAEVVAPELHWTEEQRMEEVKRALAFRAVDDGAIRELAARAKEAH
- a CDS encoding zinc-binding dehydrogenase — translated: MKAAYFEQHGGPDVIRIGDLPEPAAGPGEVLIRVRAAGLNHLDLWTRRGLPGLTLTMPHIGGSDVAGEIAATGAGVEGWAPGDRVAVNPGLWCVDTDCEWCAREVHPLCTTYRILGEHVPGGFAEQVAVPARNLVRLPDGFPFATAAVAPLVYQTAWRGLLSRGRLAPGETVLVTGASGGVSTAAIQIAKHHGARVFAVTSGPENVRRVEALGADLVIDRLEEDFSRRVWMETGKRGVDLVLDSVGAATWEGCVRALARAGRMVVYGATTGPQGTLNIARLFWSQTSVMGTTMATRAEFEAVMGLVLDGTLTPVVDDVWPLDRAREAHERLEAGGVFGKLVLEP